The following coding sequences are from one Lolium rigidum isolate FL_2022 chromosome 6, APGP_CSIRO_Lrig_0.1, whole genome shotgun sequence window:
- the LOC124667254 gene encoding uncharacterized protein LOC124667254, whose amino-acid sequence MADHFALMTGRMITEATLQSAIHQAFDVPSGKADCDHHDHSVFEDGRIKSGVVVECRICQEEGDEAYMETPCSCKGSLKYAHHICIQRWCNEKGDTICEICLQQFTPNYSAPLKLFRIGRNQIIFRRTGETLENLNAEENISQTAGHAVGTSSFDSQGSNPKGVTYCRVIAIALMALLVLRDAISLLLGGPEVYSIALITLLMLRTAGIVIPIYIILISVVTLLHRYNQHQGVHDVTPVSEPGRAEGLQSQQSMPTQQHVISIQ is encoded by the exons ATGGCGGACCACTTTGCCCTGATGACGGGGCGGATGATCACGGAGGCGACGCTTCAGTCAGCCATTCATCAGGCCTTCGACGTTCCTTCCGGGAAGGCTGATTGTGATCATCATGATCATTCTGTTTTTGAGGACGGGAGGATCAAGAGTGGCGTCGTGGTGGAATGCAGAATCTGCCAAGAAGAAGGTGATGAAGCTTACATGGAGACCCCTTGCTCCTGCAAGGGTAGCCTCAAG TACGCTCACCACATATGCATCCAGAGGTGGTGTAACGAGAAGGGAGACACCATATGTGAGATATGCTTACAG CAATTTACACCAAACTACAGTGCTCCTTTGAAGTTGTTTCGGATCGGAAGAAACCAAATTATCTTCAG GAGAACTGGAGAAACACTAGAGAACCTCAATGCTGAAGAAAACATTTCGCAAACGGCTGGTCATGCTGTTGGCACATCAAGCTTTGACTCTCAAGGTTCCAATCCGAAAGGTGTCACCTACTGCCGTGTAATTGCCATAGCT TTGATGGCTCTGCTAGTGCTCCGTGACGCGATCTCGCTTCTCCTCGGCGGCCCTGAGGTGTACTCGATAGCACTGATCACG CTGCTGATGTTGAGAACAGCCGGAATTGTCATACCAATCTACATCATCTTGATATCAGTTGTCACATTGCTCCATCGGTACAATCAACACCAG GGTGTTCATGACGTAACGCCAGTTTCAGAGCCAGGGAGAGCAGAGGGCTTACAGAGCCAGCAGTCGATGCCAACACAACAACATGTTATCAGCATCCAGTAG